In one Sebastes umbrosus isolate fSebUmb1 chromosome 13, fSebUmb1.pri, whole genome shotgun sequence genomic region, the following are encoded:
- the LOC119500243 gene encoding bromodomain adjacent to zinc finger domain protein 2B-like isoform X2 encodes MEFGERLASPSSAPSSLHMASSSASSSPAPPQTPSTAPSPARSSPLTTCGHLLQVTGDERSNMSGIPNGFPLVSHPAFGLYTSSPGRSEFGGLGSLGLSALAAHSQFGTFPDWWRQSEAHARGAAAFFPPLLGLHPVFASTFKSHDPNHFQSRSSVSVGAIGTVNGRSASSPTGNSAVNTSSFPTKGNKEKTKANSSRSQKSSQDLGTLHQNIAQKTKEKKPNKRPLETSSMSGSHSGSLSDSSSSDGEESSSDPDDMEENNDEDEDDQSNDSEDSDSEKDSPLKRKVKRLTQNTSESKKKRPCTADGNTTQESHRDTIPLTSPYHLQSSPHPAGLSQSAALFLQSSGAAEEEGQQHISVIQATGMAAGNSPLAPSHREASPLPSRPPTLLASQKAPHKPRFLMPSLKHAQLVDSMKESSGNLSDERSLHLKSFKLKQPLRSKDSAKQTFSLQPKSQNWYKSHKNSASSSSLLTQHKHSSYTLSSHLLSLPHSNDTNLFLSHHLNGAIHNAVQDAPLALITKPRSQTSTPSSKPLLVATSPPYPMPINLSTGTKEMSGSSASPLKSSASSGLAHRPRKASTPKPLHAGKSLSKTNASCPPLDLVRGSESDIHSSKDSDDSLGDDFDDDDEDNEDDIEDEDSGSSLSESESNLDSDSDGSEDDVKERGETEADSDAERTPLKLTKASLSTHKSSSNLSANCSLLNLQIIKPPSLPSSLLTPNTVTSSGALSNHSTLSPPFTFATQTGSGKRRRVTDERVLRLPLEFGWQRETRIRSVAGRLQGEVAYFAPCGKKLRQYPDVMKYLLRNGITEISRDNFSFSTKIKVGDFYEAREGPEGLQWFLLAEEEIAPSIIAMDGRRSRCTQSERQPMGDGTGARRWKPHPLNFGENNFQDVSDAKLLRKLEAQEIARQAAQIKMMRKLEKQAMAQAAKEARKQRAIMAAEERRKKREQMKILKQQEKIKRIQQIRMEKEVRAQQILEAKRRKKEEAANAKILEAEKRNKEKEIRRLQAVILKHQELERHRLDMERERRRQHMMLMKAVDARKKAEEKERLKKEKKDEKRLNKERKLELRRLELEKAKELKKPNEDMCLADHKPLPELSRIPGLVLPGSTFSDCLMVLQFLRSFGKVLRLDINPNTLNLSDLQEGLLNTGDSMGKVQDLLVSMLSAAVRDPGIPAGHKNKTALGDHLTNVRINRDNVSEILQIYMEGHCEQTELIALALSLRTKAFQAHNPLQKASMLVFLVDELCCSKAVISEIDKNIDHMTNLRKDKWVVEGKLRKLRSIHAKKTGKRDSGVGGEDSHAFVTPTARNKCKRKEGDSEEEEDEDDDSEDQGDDDDDEEEESGGKKGKKAEICEEEDDSVHSASMEELEKQIEKTYKQQSQIRQKLFASSHSLRSMTIGQDRYKRRYWVFPQCSGVFVEGMESCEGSEEAEKEKKRQWTAQVIRVKEEQQEETKKPVVSSPAQSTDGDTSTPESQQDKDSLNLFLQKPGSFSKLSKLLEVAKMAQDSFNSRSAKVHTTASYPSYPTSQTATTQQRLTDKTDASVPFLLSAHQLRSSPWITCSPQSILHEDQLSKILMEKSNQWFSLLPRSPCDESSFTSDSSPPASSSPQQTFGTKSPSSLSPNPLATSSSSAPAGINNMQPSVLQQVKSGIHQSRLTRCGSPSLPFSGASLPPVLDLASQHAEGDGNRVLFLANNNSVNKSDTPEQQSDKSECASFPAVEVAKTQDYPSPQPIPEEMLCGWWRVADIEELHSLVRALHSRGIREKALQKQIQKHMEYTTQLCANSKDAMDVAELEKQEVSEETMESWCVEEQAMEVDISLLQQVEALERKVISASLQVKGWMHSEPQSEREDLVYHEHKLFSSPAPEKKVQRETSQEELPGTVVRRSDNPLDIAVIRLAELERNIERSSEEEVAPGMRFWRKALGEVRSSAQLSLCVQQLQKSIAWERSIMKVEGGQSPWSRKQQSRTAGGGKKGSEVKRNSKPSVVGELIKEEAASSNSVPKKGTKEFKKRKGDDSPPGSQAGRDSPVSCVKKAKTAKDNNTNGLTTCRVLLAELEAHQDAWPFLTPVNQKAVPGYRKVIKKPMDFSTIREKLTNSQYLNLETFIVDVNLVFDNCEKFNEDDSEIGRAGHSMRRLFDKRWTELLE; translated from the exons ATGGAGTTTGGAGAGCGGCTGGCCTCCCCGTCATCGGCCCCGTCCTCCCTTCACATGGCCTCCTCTTCAGCCAGCTCCTCCCCTGCTCCACCCCAGACACCCTCCACGGCCCCTAGCCCTGCACGCAGCTCCCCTCTCACCACCTGTG GCCATCTGCTCCAGGTAACCGGGGATGAACGTTCAAATATGTCTGGCATTCCCAATGGTTTTCCTTTGGTCAGCCATCCAGCTTTTGGGCTCTACACGTCAAGTCCAGGACGTTCTGAGTTTGGAGGCCTGGGAAGTCTGGGATTGTCTGCCTTGGCTGCTCACTCCCAGTTTGGTACATTTCCAG ACTGGTGGCGGCAATCTGAGGCACATGCCAGAGGAGCTGCAGccttcttccctcctcttctgGGTCTGCATCCTGTATTTGCATCGACCTTCAAAAGCCACGATCCCAATCACTTCCAGTCACGTTCCTCAG TTTCTGTAGGCGCAATTGGAACAGTGAATGGTAGGAGTGCTTCTTCTCCTACTGGGAACTCTGCTGTGAACACCAGTTCATTTCCAACAAAGGGAAACAAGGAGAAAACCAAAGCCAACAGCAGTCGGAGTCAAAAGAGCAGCCAGGACCTGGGCACCCTGCACCAGAACATtgcacagaaaacaaaagaaaag aaACCCAACAAAAGACCACTAGAGACCTCCAGCATGAGTGGCAGCCATTCGGGTTCATTGTCAGATAGCTCCTCCAGTGATGGTGAGGAGAGCAGCAGTGATCCcgatgacatggaggagaacaatgatgaagatgaggatgatCAGAGCAATGACAGCGAGGACTCTGATTCAGAAAAAGACAGTCCATTGAAAAGGAAAGTCAAG CGGCTGACACAGAACACTTCTGAGAGTAAAAAGAAGAGACCTTGCACTGCTGATGGAAATACAACTCAAGAAAGTCATCGTGACACCATTCCTTTGACTTCCCCGTACCACCTGCAGTCCTCTCCCCATCCCGCTGGCCTGTCACAGTCCGCAGCGCTGTTCCTCCAGAGCTCCGGGGCTGCAGAGGAGGAAGGCCAGCAGCACATTAGTGTCATCCAGGCCACCGGGATGGCAGCCGGCAACAGTCCTTTAGCACCGTCCCACAGGGAGGCCTCTCCTCTGCCATCCAG ACCACCAACACTGTTAGCCTCGCAAAAGGCTCCTCATAAACCCAGATTCCTGATGCCCTCTCTGAAGCACGCCCAGCTGGTTGATAGCATGAAGGAGAGCAGTGGAAACCTTTCCGATGAAAGATCGTTACACTTGAAGAGTTTTAAATTGAAACAG CCCCTCCGCTCCAAGGACTCCGCGAAGCAAACTTTCTCTCTGCAACCTAAGAGCCAGAACTGGTATAAAAGTCACAAAAATTCAGCATCCTCTTCATCGTTGCTGACACAGCATAAACATTCGTCCTATACGTTGAGTAGTCATTTACTGTCTCTCCCACACAGCAATGACACCAATCTGTTCCTGAGCCACCACCTTAATGGAGCGATCCACAACGCAGTTCAGGATGCCCCTTTGGCCCTCATCACTAAACCCCGCAGCCAGACCAGCACCCCCAGTAGCAAACCCCTCCTGGTAGCCACCAGCCCTCCCTATCCCATGCCTATCAACCTGAGCACTGGCACTAAGGAGATGTCCGGAAGCTCTGCTTCCCCACTTAAATCTTCAGCCTCATCAGGTCTTGCTCACAGACCAAGGAAGGCTAGCACTCCCAAGCCTCTGCATGCAGGAAAGAGCCTCTCTAAAACAAACGCATCCTGTCCACCTTTAGACTTGGTCAGAGGCAGCGAGTCTGACATCCACAGCAGCAAGGACTCAGACGACTCTTTAGGAGATGACttcgatgacgatgatgaagacAATGAAGATGATATTGAGGATGAAGATTCTGGCAGTAGCCTGTCAG AGTCGGAGAGCAATCTGGATAGCGACTCTGACGGCTCTGAGGATGATGTGAAGGAGCGCGGTGAGACCGAAGCAGACAGCGATGCAGAGAGGACTCCCCTGAAACTCACTAAAGCGTCCTTGTCTACTCACAAGTCCTCCTCGAACCTCTCAGCCAACTGCTCCCTGCTTAACCTGCAAATCATCAAGCCTCCTAGTTTACCTAGTAGCCTGCTCACCCCCAACACAGTGACCAGCTCAGGGGCGCTGAGTAACCACAGCACCCTATCGCCACCCTTCACGTTTGCCACACAGACAG GAtcagggaagaggaggagagtaacGGATGAGAGGGTTTTGCGGTTGCCTCTTGAGTTCGG GTGGCAGAGAGAGACCCGTATCAGGAGTGTGGCAGGACGTCTACAAGGAGAGGTGGCTTACTTTGCTCCATGTGGGAAGAAGCTGCGTCAGTATCCTGATGTAATGAAG TACTTACTCAGGAATGGAATAACTGAAATCTCCCGGGATAATTTCAGCTTCAGTACAAAAATCAAAGTTGGTGACTTCTATGAAGCCAGAGAAGGACCAGAG GGTTTACAGTGGTTCTTGCTGGCGGAGGAGGAGATCGCTCCCAGTATCATAGCGATGGATGGGAGGCGCAGCCGTTGCACGCAGTCTGAGCGCCAGCCGATGGGTGACGGCACTGGGGCCAGACGGTGGAAGCCTCATCCTCTTAATTTTGGTGAAAATAACTTCCAAGATGTCAGTGATGCGAAGCTGCTACGCAAACTGGAGGCTCAAG AAATAGCTCGACAGGCAGCTCAGATCAAAATGATGAGGAAACTTGAGAAGCAGGCCATGGCGCAAGCAGCCAAAGAGGCGAGAAAGCAACGAG CAATAATGGCTGCAGAGGAGAGGCGGAAAAAGAGGGAGCAGATGAAGATTCTTAAACAGCAA GAGAAGATCAAGCGCATTCAGCAAATTCGTATGGAGAAAGAAGTCCGTGCACAGCAAATTCTCGAG GCAaaaagaaggaagaaagaagaagcaGCTAATGCCAAAATATTGGAGGCTGAGAAGCGAAACAAG gagAAGGAGATACGAAGACTGCAAGCTGTCATACTGAAGCACcag GAGTTGGAGAGGCATAGACTAGATATG GAGAGGGAAAGACGCAGGCAGCACATGATGCTCATGAAGGCTGTGGACGCCCGTAAGAAGGCAGAG GAGAAAGAGCGtctgaagaaagagaagaaggatGAGAAACGGTtaaacaaggagaggaaactGGAGCTCAGGAGACTGGAACTGGAAAAAGCGAAAGAGCTGAAGAAGCCAAATGAAGACATGTGTTTAGCAGATCATAAG CCACTTCCAGAGTTGTCCCGGATCCCTGGTCTGGTGTTACCGGGAAGTACCTTCTCTGACTGCCTGATGGTGCTACAGTTTCTGCGCAGCTTTGGGAAGGTCCTGAGGTTAGACATAAACCCAAACACGCTCAACCTAAGTGATCTTCAAGAGGGGTTGCTCAACACTGGGGACAGTATGGGAAAAGTGCAGGACCTGCTGGTGAGCATGCTCTCTGCAGCTGTCCGTGATCCTGGTATACCTGCAGGTCACAAG AATAAGACCGCCTTGGGGGACCACCTGACTAATGTGAGGATCAACCGAGACAACGTGTCCGAGATCCTGCAGATCTACATGGAGGGTCACTGTGAGCAGACGGAGCTGATTGCTCTGGCCCTCAGCCTCAGGACCAAGGCGTTTCAGGCCCACAACCCGTTACAGAAGGCCTCCATGCTAGTATTCCTGGTTGATGAGCTCTGCTGCAGCAAGGCTGTGATCAG TGAGATCGACAAAAACATCGATCACATGACCAACCTGAGGAAGGATAAGTGGGTTGTCGAGGGAAAACTTCGCAA ACTGAGGAGCATCCACGCCAAGAAGACTGGGAAGAGAGACAGCGGTGTCGGGGGAGAGGACAGCCACGCCTTTGTCACCCCCACTGCCAGAAACAAATGCAAGAGGAAAGAAGGGGacagtgaggaggaagaggacgaggatgACGACAGCGAAGACCAAGGAGATGACGACGACGATGAGGAAGAAGAATCAGGGGGAAAGAAGGGGAAGAAAGCAGAGATATGTGAAGAGGAG GACGACAGTGTACACTCAGCCAgcatggaggagctggagaaacAGATAGAGAAAACATACAAG caACAGAGTCAGATCCGACAGAAGTTATTTGCCTCGTCTCACTCGCTGCGCTCCATGACGATTGGACAGGACCGCTACAAGAGACGTTACTGGGTCTTTCCGCAGTGTAGTGGTGTTTTTGTGGAAGGCATGGAGAGCTGCGAAG GTTCTGAAGAGgcggagaaagagaagaaaaggcagTGGACTGCTCAGGTGATCAGGGTAaaagaagagcagcaggaagagacaAAGAAGCCAGTTGTCAGCAGCCCGGCACAGAGCACAGACGGCGATACATCCACACCAGAGAGCCAGCAGGACAAAGACAGTCTCAATCTCTTCCTCCAGAAACCCGGCTCCTTCTCGAAGCTCAGCAAACTTCTTGAAgtagccaaaatggctcaagaTTCATTCAACAGTCGTTCTGCTAAAGTCCATACCACTGCATCTTACCCCTCATATCCCACCTCTCAGACAGCCACTACTCAGCAGAGACTGACAGATAAAACAGATGCTTCGGTGCCGTTTCTGCTTAGTGCCCACCAGCTCAGAAGTAGTCCCTGGATAACCTGCAGCCCTCAGTCTATCCTTCACGAGGACCAGCTCTCCAAGATACTGATGGAAAAGAGCAACCAGTGGTTTAGCCTCCTGCCTCGCTCTCCTTGCGACGAGTCCTCGTTCACATCCGACTCCAGCcctccagcctcctcctctccacaacAGACCTTCGGCACCaaatccccctcctccctctcccctaATCCCCTAGCTACATCCAGTTCCAGTGCCCCCGCTGGGATCAATAACATGCAGCCGTCTGTCCTTCAG CAAGTAAAGTCTGGCATTCATCAAAGCAGGCTGACACGGTGCGGCAGTCCCAGCCTGCCCTTCTCTGGTGCTTCTCTACCCCCCGTGCTGGATCTGGCCTCCCAACATGCCGAGGGCGATGGCAACAGGGTCCTCTTCCTGGCAAATAACAACTCTGTCAACAAGAGTGATACCCCAGAGCAACAGAGTGACAAGTCCGAGTGTGCCTCATTCCCTGCTGTGGAAGTAGCCAAGACCCAGGACTACCCTAGTCCTCAGCCGATCCCCGAGG agATGCTGTGTGGCTGGTGGAGGGTTGCAGACATCGAGGAACTGCACAGTCTGGTCAGGGCCCTCCATAGCCGAGGCATCAGAGAGAAGGCCTTGCAGAAACAGATCCAAAAGCATATGGAGTATACGACCCAGCTCTGTGCCAACAGCAAAGATG CAATGGATGTGGCAGAGCTGGAGAAGCAGGAGGTGAGTGAGGAGACGATGGAGAGTTGGTGTGTTGAGGAGCAAGCCATGGAGGTGGACATCAGCCTACTGCAGCAGGTCGAGGCTCTCGAGAGGAAAGTCATCTCGGCCAGCCTGCAGGTCAAG GGCTGGATGCATTCTGAGCCCCAGTCAGAGAGGGAGGATCTGGTCTATCACGAGCACAAGCTCTTCTCTTCCCCTGCTCCAGAGAAGAAAGTACAGAGAGAAACCAGCCAGGAGGAACTTCCTGGCACCGTTGTGCGGCGGTCCGACAATCCTCTTGATATTGCCGTCATCAGGCTGGCAGAGTTGGAGAGGAACATCGAGCGAAG CAGTGAGGAGGAGGTGGCCCCGGGGATGAGGTTCTGGCGCAAAGCCCTCGGTGAAGTccgcagctcagctcagctgtcACTCTGCGTTCAGCAGCTGCAGAAATCCATCGCCTGGGAACGATCCATCATGAAAGTG GAGGGTGGTCAATCCCCCTGGAGTAGAAAGCAACAGAGCCGAACAGCTGGAGGAGGGAAGAAAGGCAGTGAGGTAAAACGAAACAGTAAGCCATCTGTGGTAGGAGAGCTCATCAAAGAGGAGGCTGCCAGCAGCAACAGCGTGCCAAAGAAAGGTACCAAGGAGTTCaaaaagaggaaaggagacgACAGCCCGCCCGGCTCCCAGGCCGGCCGTGACAGCCCCGTCTCCTGTGTGAAAAAAGCCAAAACGGCCAAAGACAACAACACCAATGGGCTGACGACGTGCCG AGTGCTGCTGGCTGAGCTGGAGGCCCATCAGGACGCTTGGCCCTTCCTCACGCCCGTCAACCAGAAAGCCGTCCCTGGATACAGGAAGGTCATCAAAAAGCCCATGGACTTCTCCACCATCAGAGAAAAGCTCACCAACAGCCA GTACTTGAATTTGGAAACTTTCATCGTTGACGTGAACCTGGTTTTTGATAACTGTGAAAAATTTAACGAAGACGATTCGGAAATTGGACGAGCAGGCCACAGCATGAGGAGATTGTTTGACAAGCGATGGACTGAACTGCTGGAGTAA